CCTCCAACTTTTCCCGTAAATGTTAGTTTCCTATTTATATACTCTTCATCCATTTAACGTGTGCCGAGCCTCCATACTCTGATATCTTTCGCCAAATTAGCAAGCTGTTATTATTCtactttataagtctttcctttaAGCTTTGTACACAAGTAGCATTGAGAAATCTTTCTTTATGATTTTCTTTTATGTTGTTATTGTGTAATTTTTCATCAAACcttccatttttgagctatttgtTGAGATGTTCTAGACCTTTTTAAGCTAGTTGTGCTAATGAAATACAAGAATTTTGCTGCAGGTATCAGATTATGGTCCTTGAGCTTCTTGCTCAGTCAACTTTTGAACGACAGAGTCTGTCCCATCACTCAAATAAATCTCTCAAGCGTGAGATAATAGAAATTCATCCTCCACATGCACTTGATCTTTCTCAGGATTTAGAATATGCATCTCAAGCAGCTATTTGGGGAATTGAAGTTAGTCAATGCATTATATCTTGTAGATGTCAATGGATGTACTTATGGCATTGATCTAATCATTGTTTAACTCTTTTGAAGGGATTGCCAAACCTGGGAGAAATATATCCTCTTGGTGGCTCGGCAGACAGGCTGGGTTTGGTTGACCCCGACTCAGGTGAATGTCTACCTGCTGCAATGCTTCCGTACTGTGGGCGTAGTCTATTGGAAGGTCTTATAAGAGATCTTCAGGTAACAGAAATATCCTTATCAAGCGATCTGTTTCTGCATTCATAGTGTTCTAAATCAAATCAAAACCAATACGATGATATCCTTTAACTATACTGCAAGGCTAGGGAGTACCTGTATTTCAAGTTATACGGCAAACAATGCATCACTCCAGTTGCAATAATGACAAGTGCAGCAAAAAGCAATCATGAGCGTGTCACCTCACTCTGTGAGGAACTCCACTGGTTCGGAAGAGGAAGATCAAATTTTAAACTTTTCGAACAGGTAGAAATTCACATGCTTCCCATTCCTGTGACTCCATGAATTAATGTGTGTTCTTATATTTATTACATAAGCTGTTCATTTGGTGATTTAACTTGTCAAATTGCTAGCCTCTTGTTCCAGCTGTTAGTGCAGAAGATGGACAATGGTTGGCTAGTGGACCATTCAAACCTATATGCAAACCAGGTGGTCATGGGGTGATCTGGAAACTTGCCTATAATGAAGGTGTTTTCCAGTGGTTTTATGATCATGGAAGACGAGGTGCGACTGTGAGACAAGTCAGGTCAATTTCAAATTGATATCTGCTGTTTCAAGATAATTACTAGCTTTCAGTGGCAAGAGATAATGGGGGATAATTTATGTCCTGAATATGGTAGACATTGTTGGCTTTGCAGTAATGTTGTGGCATCTACAGATTTGACTCTTTTGGCTTTAGCTGGACTTGGTTTGCGTCAGGGAAAGGTAAGATTTAACATATCATGTCAGTTTTCTCAAAAAGCATGGAGTTTGGGCAGTAGAAAAGTTAGAGAATTGGATTTGATTTGACTTGACTTCAAGCTATTCTTGATAGTTCTGGATTCCTGAAGTTGGATTGGGAGAACTTTGCTGATTAGGCAAAATAATGAATCCTTTTAGTTCATGAAATTAGTGTCAccttggaaaaaaaaaatcaattctttTAAATGCTTGGACAAGTTGGAACAATTTATGGAACACAGACAAGCCAGAGCAAGAGTATATTTAGGTCTAGGCCATGCGCTGAATCCTTGACTTCGTGCCTTATTTCTTGCTTGCTCCGCATTGGAATCAATCTTCTATTTACTTTTTATAATCTTTGGTCAAATTCTAAATTTCCAGAAATTGGGCTTTGCTTCATGCAAGCGAAATGCGGGTGCTACTGAAGGCATAAATGTTCTAATTGAGAAGAAGAATCTTGAGGGGAAATGGACCTATGGTATATCCTGCATAGAATATACCGAATTTGACAAGTTTGGAATGACGGATAATTCTCTTTCTTCTTACAGGTAATCTATGTCCTTCCTTATTCAAATACAAAGAATGATGGCTTTAATTGGAACCTTTTGGTATCTTCCATTCATGGGTTTTAAGACAATTACAACAATCTCAGTGTATGTAAATTATGTAAAAATGACTTTCTGCTTGTGACAGTGGCTTTGGCATTTTGATCGACCCTGTATTTTGTCTCTTCAGAGTACCAGCTGATGTTTAGAATTCTCTACTACAAATTGATGCTGTCAACTGTAGCTTTTGCAATCAACTTTTCTAAATAGTTTTTAAGCCTTGCTACTGAAAAGTTCCCTGAAACTGGGATATGTCTCTGATTTGAGATTGATAATGCCATGGGGTCTTCCTAAAAATTACCTTCTGCTCTCAGTTGCTTTGCTGGAAGTGTAGAAACTAATTTTGTAGTGATGATATTAAACTTGAGATTTGGCGTTACTGCATAAAGGACTCCTATTTCATGCGTGGAAAACCTATCACCATGATAGTTCGTTCTCTTGATGTCCATTGGGTTTGTTTGGTGATACAAGGGCATGTGTGATGCAAAAGAGTGAAGTTTCAAGCACTTCTTGTCTGTCTATTTGATATTCGTTGTCCTTTTGGATTAACCACACAACCCTTCATTTCCTGTGCTGTTCCTCACTTCTTTGTTGATGCTTGTGTGATATTGTATTTCACTGAGGTGTCAAGGCCTCTTGGTTGTAGATATATGCATACTTTAGCTTATTAGGTTTTCATCCTTCTATCTAACTTTCCACGGTAATGATGATATTACTAAAATTACATGCCATTCTGGAAAATTCTAATTCCCTACCTTCTTCCTTTGTTAAGTTTACAGGCCGAGTTTCCTGCTAATacaaatattctatatgttgatttGCCCTCTGCTGAGCTAGTTGCGTCAAGTAATGATGAGACTAGTTTGCCTGGAATGGTGCTTAATGTGAAAAAGGCAATCACATATGTGGACCAGTTCGGAAGCAAGCATAGGTACATCTTCCAGTTGTGAAAGCTATTCTAAAGGTCTCTTTGTCTTCACTGGATGGAACATGTGCTTATTATCAAATTTATTGCTGATAGATACCATGATTACAAAAAGTGCATTGAACTCCATAGTTGAAAGTATCTTGTTTTTTATAACTTCCAACTCACGTTCCCAAGTAGAAATTAGAAAGGATCATATAAGATTAAAATGGTTCCTGCATGAAATACAAAGTTCTGTTGTTACACCTCTTGCATTAGCAGTTTCCTGCCTCTAGCTACAAAGGAACTAATATGTCACACTTATCACCCAGAAAAAAGAAGATGTCCATAAGTTTtatcttgatattgttgagcacaCCAAGTGGACTTCCCTTGGCATTCCTAGTCGACTTAGAAATTACGAAAAATTCAGTTTTAATTTGGTTTTGAAATACTAAGTAATGCAATCAGAAATATCAAGACTAGTTAGAAGTATGAACTTTGCCACATTTGATGTGACATACTCCTCATTTTCGAGaggaaacaaaaagaagaatatgACATACTCTCCTTTTCCTGAATGTCCTTTTTCTGTTAACACGTGAACTTGAATGTCTCTCTAGTGATGTGATTAACATGTTCAAAGAACCCAAATTTATAAAGAATTCAGAATTAATTTGTGTTTTAACTATCAGATTTTCTTTTTATGCACATTTTGAGCACTAATTTCTATTCTCTTTCACCTAGCACAATATCTCTTGCCAGATTAATATTGCAATACCCTTGTCAGTATAAGTCCTAAATATTTCGTACCTCTTGTATTTAAAAATTCGGCACTTTAAACAATCAGTGTATTAATAAAAATTGGAAAACCTAAGGACTGATCCAGTTATCCTCACAGTAAAGCTAATGTTACGCTAATATTTATAGTTAGTCACTTCACAAGAAATATCTGATGGGAACTGCACCTTATTGATTTAATAATAGATTAACATAAGATTTTGCAACCAATAAGACTACAAGAAAGATGATTATGTCACATATATAAACCCTTACTATAGTCTATTTGTTATGGGACATGTGACTTGGGCGATAATCTACTGTTAAAAAGGATTGTCTCGGGTAGTCACCAGTTGGTTTTACTTAGTTCAACGATGGCATCAACTGTTAGTGCCGTCACTTTCTTTTAAAAGAGCAGGAAGTTGTAGAGTGTCTATATATGTCTCTAAGTTAATATAAGGATGGGAATATTCTTCTGCAACATCAGTTTGATATTAGGAATGTGTATAGCTTCCTCTGGTAAATTTTGAACTGTTATGTGAAATCATGATTTTTCTGAGTGAAGCTTTAGGATTAAGAGAGAAACTGGCATCTTTGTCACTCTTTCCAAAAATGAACGTTGAAGCATAATGGCAAAGCTCAAAAAAACGAAACGGAAATAGGGTCGTGTTCCGCTTCCCTTTACCCAAGTGTGAACTGCAGGCTAAACTTTCGTTTATTAGCTAGAAGTTATTAAAAGTTTAGGCATCGACTTCAAATACAGTCCAAAACTGGTACAACTtggaattgaaaagaaaatttgaaatgacAGCACTGTTTAAAGCACTCGGGGAAAAGGCTGAAATGGACCTTGAAGTACATTGCCTAATCCATGGCCAACTATCAGTTGTATCGTAGTTCCATATCAATGTGGATGTTGTATGAGGAAGGCCATCAAAATGCTATCACATCAAAGAGGGATAGATCTGCCTGGTCACGCACAATACGCGTATGTTCATGTGTCTGCACTGCATTACTGAAAAAGAAGCATTTACTTGGCCTTCTTTCTTGGATTTGGTTACGTTGTAAGTTTCATGTCTATTTAAAGTTGCTATATGTGTTTGGAAGTCTTCACATCATACTATCTTTGTTACTGCATGATTACTGGGTCAAAATAATGTCATTGTTACTGCAGTAGCTTCTTATTTTAATGAGTTCCAAATACAGGATTCAATGAGATTTTACTTTCTGTTTCGTTCCAGTGTCCCAGGTGGCCGCCTTGAATGTACAATGCAAAACCTTGCTGACAACTTTTTCAATACACGCTCATCTCGATGTTATGACGGTGTTGAAGGTCTACATGGCCACTTTCAGTGAAGTTTTTTTTATCACATACCATAAATCTTCCCTTCTGATCCAGTTTTAAatgaaatgattttgcttatatGGCAGATGGACTAGATACTTTTATTGTATACAACGAAAGAAAGAAGGTGACATCTTCTGCCAAGAAGAAACGTAGACATGGTGACAAGTCGTTGCACCAGGTTATACAGAATTTAGTAGCTTCTATATGAGAAATTTGGAACAGAGCATATTTTCCTTGATAGGCAGATCCTCGACCCGGCCTTGAAATTCAATTCTTCTAGCTTCTCGGTTTAAGTAATATTACAGAGGTCAATAGAACTGCACTGCCTCTGTAGTAACAATCACATAAAGCTATGTCTCtgctttttgaatttttgggtacAGTTTCATCTCATGAGTTGCGTAGCATGTTCTTGTTCCCAGAACTCTGCATGGTTTTTTGGCCTCGTGACGTGTGTCGTACTAAAATACTTGAATCTCCCAATGTTCACATTTTCTTGTGAAGTATCAATTAAATGAGGACACACCTAAGAAATGTGTCGAATCAAATGTATTGGGTTGAAGCTTTATCAATTATATGAGCTTAGTTACAGCTGAGGAGAAAAGAAACTAATGGCGATATATTTCTGGTCCATGAGAGTCAAAGCCCAGAGGCTAATATCACAGTTCTGGAGGATATGTATTTTAAAGTCTGTTTATTTTTTTCAGAAACTAGATTAGATCCGAAGTATTATTATAACTCATTGGCATTGAAATTGGTCCTTGCAGACTCCAGATGGCTCTCTGTTGGATATAATGCGTAATGCCTATGATATTCTTTCCCACTGTGAGATAAAAATTCCAAAGGTATTTTGCGGGACTGAACTTTCATCATTTGTATCCTTATGTATTGGAATATTCTGACCTAGTTACTTGAACTTGGTTAGTATATAACATATTAGTGAGCAATTTATTCAAGTCCTCTTCCGCAAAGTACCTGTTTTTGTTGAAGTTGGTATACTTTTTTAAACTCTTTTTATGTATCTGCAGATTGAAGGTAACGAGAAGTATGTTGACTCTGGGCCTCCATTTCTTATTCTTCTCCATCCTGCTCTAGGTCCCCTTTGGGAAGTAACTAGACAGAAGGTAATCTGGCAATTGCCTTTCATTGTTTTAATAAACTGCAGTTTTCCCTGATGTCGTGAATTTTCTTCTGAAACCCCCAAAACATAGAGTTTTGACTATGATTTGAAAAATTGACCTTGAAAGTTGATGTCTGCACCTGATTCATTCGCTGGCCTACTGTGTTCTTCTCCCGGCCATCATCTATCCATCGTCTAGGCTCTAGTAGCTAATTAATTGATTTACTATCTTCAAGTTGGACTACTATCTTCACTTTTTGTCCTTCTTGATTGTTTAGGAGAGAAGTCATGGGGCATGCTCTACTGTCATGAAAGTTGTAACCATTTCTTTTTGCTTTGTCTCTCTTAGTTCCACCGAGGTTCCATATCCAGGGGTTCAGAGTTGCAAATAGAGGTTGCTGAGTTCTTGTGGAGAGATGTGCAGGTTAGGATTCTTGGTTTGTGCAGCCAGGCCATGCTTTTCATATCGTTATGACCTATTTACTTGGCTTTGTTTTCCAGCTTGATGGGAGTTTGATCATTTTAGCTGAGAATATATTAGGTTCAACCACAattgatgaaaatggtgaaaccaTTCTACAGTATGGAAAAAGGTAATGAAGTCCACCTGGTGAAAATTCTTGAAACTACTAGTTTGATAGATGTCCatttaatgataaaatcctttATGTAGGTGTGGGAGATGTAAGCTGGAGAATGTCAAGATATTGAATGATGGAATTAATtggaattcaaaagaaaatttataCTGGAAGCACGATGTGGAGCGATTTGAGGCAGTAAAAGTGATACTGCACGGAAATGCAGAATTTGAAGCAGCAGATGTTATGTTGCAGGTTCGCTTAACCTTAGAGTATATGATTAGCATTTCAACATGCAAATGTGTAGTTGTAAATTTTCATTGTACTTTGGGAGGTAGTTAAGATAATCAGTAACTTCTTTGTTAAGTTGTATGTTAGTTTTTAGTCCCGGATTTCCCTTTGGCAGGCGGGGTAGGGGTTGTTTTTTGGTTaaacttcaaaattttatttaaccAAGTATATCAATATGCACATATGACTCATTTGGACTCATGAGTCAGTTCTCAGCAAGCAGACTACTACTGACTATTCTGTTCTATCCGCAATCCAGTAGAGTACTGGATATTATCAACAATGGGTAACAATCTCTAAGATAGTGTGCTATACTGTGTAACTATTCAGACACTCTAAATGCTTTTGCCATTTACAGAATTTCTGCCCATAGATGTGTAGCTGTAAAACAATTTCTCTTATCAGCTGCCAGCCTTCTTCTTTGGTTCCTGAATCTTCTAGCATTCCTCTCGGACCAAATTTGATATACACTAGCTGCAAACAGGAAGCCAATGATGCCTGCTCTGGCCTGGTGTTATTGGTCTTCTTAGCTGCCCATTGTACTTCCTCTTCCCAACCCTTGATTTATCTCCTCTCCTAGCCAGTCTAGGATGGTGCTCCATATAAGCTTTGAGTACAACAGTCAAAGAAGATGCTCCAAAGTCTCCATTACACTGGTAGGGGTTGTTGGAAGTAAATTAAAAAGCTAAGGGCAGGATAATATCACCTATATTGACAGTTAACTGCCTTTTCTAAGGGTCATCCTACCATGATTTTTTGCTTCTGTTAGAAGGAATTTGAAGTATGTGGTTTACATGACATCTTATTATGTATGCCCTATTGGAAATTCTGTAACTgtgctttttttattttatcagaTGCTGATATGCTCTTTTATCTTGTTTTCCAAATGCAGGGTAATCATGTTTTTGAAGTTCCAAATGGTTACAAAATGAAGATAACAACAGGAGACTCAggtttttagaagattttgatCTAATATATTCTTAAGTTGCTCTTTTGTTATCATATTATTTTTACCAAGGCATTTCATATTGATTAACAGTTACATTAAATTGTTTCCTGTTATTgtacaaaaaatttaatttagtaGCTAACTATTACTATATGAAACTGACTCTTTAATCAAGTCTCTAACAATCACAAAAACAACCACAACtacgcctcagtcccaaacaaaGTTGGGTCGGCGATATGAAtcctcaattctttctttaaGCTCTTTTCATATCATCATCAAGACAAAATAACATAAGAGTAGTAGGGAAAATACGtgaaatatatatgtaaataatagtagtaataataagaataaataataatactCCCTCCATCTCATATTATCAGTcgtggttactaaaaatagttgtctcaaattatttgtcattttagaagttcaagacaaaattgattattttttccctttttacctTTAGTAATAATTATCCTTGAAGACTACAAACACCTCAGTTATGGATAACTTTGTTCAAATTTTAATAAGTCAACCTTGTTTTCTTAAACACTTTATCATGTATATTACACAAATGCAATCAATAAACACCGGAATCCTAACAACTTCTACCATGTGGCACATAAATTGAGAGATTAAATATTAAGACATGAATAAGGgtaaagtagtcaaaatcccaTTCTAACTAATTTTTCTTAAGGGGCGTGTATAAGAGAATCATGACAGataatatgagacggagggagtaataataT
This DNA window, taken from Nicotiana tabacum cultivar K326 chromosome 4, ASM71507v2, whole genome shotgun sequence, encodes the following:
- the LOC107803556 gene encoding UTP--glucose-1-phosphate uridylyltransferase 3, chloroplastic encodes the protein MASSAPVLQQHNNFLFTFSSKNKNTNSLFFFNSYNSTLNYVTKPLASTSSSLFSSPFQSSSRPLIRLTRVSTAPVEYVPPAPDFDIHKEIARLKALKSKLDHCTNLKDRIRVIDSDSRVNSFFFSHKNSFSRVLETLHLDQFEVFLLKCVVAAGQHHVFGDVCTEFEQKRSSLKSALYALAEMIENWDVNGGNGGGGVNGYGIGTEEHEALRSMLKIIGEVERFYDCIGGIIGYQIMVLELLAQSTFERQSLSHHSNKSLKREIIEIHPPHALDLSQDLEYASQAAIWGIEGLPNLGEIYPLGGSADRLGLVDPDSGECLPAAMLPYCGRSLLEGLIRDLQAREYLYFKLYGKQCITPVAIMTSAAKSNHERVTSLCEELHWFGRGRSNFKLFEQPLVPAVSAEDGQWLASGPFKPICKPGGHGVIWKLAYNEGVFQWFYDHGRRGATVRQVSNVVASTDLTLLALAGLGLRQGKKLGFASCKRNAGATEGINVLIEKKNLEGKWTYGISCIEYTEFDKFGMTDNSLSSYSLQAEFPANTNILYVDLPSAELVASSNDETSLPGMVLNVKKAITYVDQFGSKHSVPGGRLECTMQNLADNFFNTRSSRCYDGVEDGLDTFIVYNERKKVTSSAKKKRRHGDKSLHQTPDGSLLDIMRNAYDILSHCEIKIPKIEGNEKYVDSGPPFLILLHPALGPLWEVTRQKFHRGSISRGSELQIEVAEFLWRDVQLDGSLIILAENILGSTTIDENGETILQYGKRCGRCKLENVKILNDGINWNSKENLYWKHDVERFEAVKVILHGNAEFEAADVMLQGNHVFEVPNGYKMKITTGDSGLAVELKPIEKKLMECGSWFWNYKIMGKHVQLELVEL